Genomic segment of Paenibacillaceae bacterium GAS479:
GATGTGTAACTCGCCTTAGTCGCCACGTAGACAGGATCCAGCGCATGAATGAGAATTCTCCCTGGAGAACTTGCAAAATTCGCTCCAGCCTGCAGCAGCGCCTCGTAATACGACTGGCAAGCGCCAGCGACAACCACGAGATTATCGCGGTTCTTATCATACTCCCGGGCTATATGCACCGCATTCACGAAGTTCTGGGAGTTCTTATAGCTCGAGATACTGTAGAGCTCGCTCCGCTCACGTGTTTTGAGCAGGCCGTCATGGCCGGTAATGACGACGATATCCGGCTTTACTTGAGGAAGCAGATGATATAGCAGATCCGCCATCTGGGTTTCCGAGACATGAAGTCCTTGAGCAGGAACCTTCATTTGATTGTAGAGCTGCATGCTTTTACGCATATAGTTGGCATCTCCGTCGAGATGCAGCACTTTACCCGGCAGATCGAAATAAGAATGGGTTTCCTCAGGACGATATTCCAGCTCGTTTAAAAAGGAATGATCCATCAGCTCCGCACTCATCCGCTGATTGGATGCTTTCACCTTGCTACGCAAGGA
This window contains:
- a CDS encoding spore coat assemly protein is translated as MKLGGYTVKLLSPFPPLAHRLELEVMGTVVTGDYVVRRSYGGDVLFRVEAVLGGTAILKGADYRLLADAPVEDLTKVSNPEELSVTQSLRSKVKASNQRMSAELMDHSFLNELEYRPEETHSYFDLPGKVLHLDGDANYMRKSMQLYNQMKVPAQGLHVSETQMADLLYHLLPQVKPDIVVITGHDGLLKTRERSELYSISSYKNSQNFVNAVHIAREYDKNRDNLVVVAGACQSYYEALLQAGANFASSPGRILIHALDPVYVATKASYTSIRECVNLPDIIHGTISGIDGVGGIETMGRYRVGLPKPIEVKKVNPNPYYA